Genomic segment of Paenibacillus sp. FSL R5-0623:
TGTACATGGCCGTCCATGAGCCTGGTTGCCGTTCAAATCGATACATTGCAGAATACACGCTATGAAGAGAAAAATCGGGATTTGCTCATGTTTGCCATTAGTAACATGGTCGGGGAACTTGTCCCAGGGGAGCATAGGCTTGTGCCGGTAGTGACAAGCGATTCTCAAGTGACTTTGATAGGGGCATCCGAACAAGGTTCAGTGTTGAAGCAGGAGCTGTTCACATTGTCTTTGGACATCCAAAAAGCCATTGCTCAATATCTTGGAATCCGAGTGAGTATTGGAATTAGTCGTCCGTTCAACACTTTTAGCCACACCAGGCGAGCGATGCAGGAATCTATGACGGCATTAAAATTCAGCGTGGGGCTTGGGCAAGAGTCGATTTTATTTATTGAAGATGTGCAGCCCCAACAGAATGATCTAAGTATCTTTCCTCATGACAAGGAGCAAGCCTTGTTTGATTCCATCCGGGCAGGGAACCTTGCGCAGTCAGAAATGGAACTGAAAAATTTCATCGCGGAACTGTTTGCTTCCAATACACCGTTTCAGGACTACCATTTATCATTGTTACGACTTCTGGTCAATGTTCTCAAATTCGGACAAGAGTTATCCATTCTGTCGGATCGAATAGCAGGAGATGAATCATCACTGATCCAGTCATTGTTCAAACTTCGTAATGTCAGTGAGATGGAGAACTGGTTTTGGACATTATTTGTGAAGCCTTATACTGAAAAACTCGAAAATCGTCGTGAAACCCAGTTCAAACATATATCTGAAGCCATTATTGACATCATTCAACGAGAGTTCGATTCAGAGCTGACGCTAGAAAATTGTTCTGCACGGATTAACTATCACCCCCATTATGTGAGCCGTGTTTTTCGTCAGGAGACGGGAGTCAATTTCGGGGAATATCTCACGCAGTATCGTATGGATATCGCCAGGAAGTGGTTGATAGATACGAATATGAAGATTGCTGAAATTGCGGGACGCCTGCAATACAATAACTCCGCGAATTTTATCCGCTCTTTTCGTAAAACAGTAGGCACCACGCCTGGAAAATACAGGGATCAACATGGAGGTCAATCTTAATTTATACAGAAAACACCCCACAGGTTACGCTGCTGAGAGCGCTCCTACATTGGGGTGTTTTCTTCAAAATGCACGGTTGAGCTTCCTTTTATTTAGTCGCAGACTTGTTGTATTCGGCATTTATTTCTTCGATAATCTTGCTTCCGCCACCTTGCAGCCACTGATTAACAGCTTGATCCCAGTCTGCCTCTGAAGCTTTTCCCATGATAAATTTGACCGTTGCATCCTGAATGATTTTATTAAGTTCATTACCCAGCTCTATGGCGGTATTCGAGATAAATGGAGCCGCAGGATTGTTTATGGCAAACGTGGCATTATCTCCAAACAGTTCCGTGCTAAGCTTCTCCAGTTCGGTACCATAGTTTTCGATTTGATCCTGTAAAATCATGAATTGATTGCTGTCCGTCATCTCAGCCCGCAACTTCGGATCGGAATTTAGCTGGTAATTCCCGTTCTCAATCGAATATTGTTTCCCTTCAACACCGTATTTCAAGAGATTCTGAATGTCCTTCTCCGATACCTTGTCAAAGTAGGCGAGAATCTGTTTTAATTCATCTTCAGTCTTTACGCTCGTTTTTGGAATCATGTACATCCCCAGGAACCCAGTACCTGCTCGAGTTGCTTCCCCCTTCGGGCCAGAGATTCGGTTAATCAGATTAATTTCCGCATCAGGAGAAACCTTTTTGATGTTGTCTTCGATATTTTTACCGTCTACCATATTGTCAATCCATAATCCCGCCTTACCTTTATACATTACGGTTCGACCGTCCTGGACCAGCGCAAAATCTTGATTAATGAGTTTTTCGTCATATAGTTTCTTATAGAACTTCAGGGTGTCCATGTAAGGCTCCGTCATATGGGCAGGAATAAGTTGGCCGTCTTTCACTTCCCATTCGTTCGGTCCTCCCAAA
This window contains:
- a CDS encoding extracellular solute-binding protein, translating into MKKKYRKSLFSTIALVASFALVITGCGGNDVSSPQGASTGDSQGKLSLTMMMPTYSAEQMSGNSSILALLEEKTNTDLSVSWVPSSSYTDKLSATVASGELPKTFVALEPKASFIINAARSGMFWELGPYLQSYPNLSKMSDIVLSNASIDDKIYGLYRERDIARFGLMIRQDWLTNLGLQSPQNVDELYTVLKAFATEDPDQNGRQDTVGLAVGMQGNNIAGFKDMLVYLGGPNEWEVKDGQLIPAHMTEPYMDTLKFYKKLYDEKLINQDFALVQDGRTVMYKGKAGLWIDNMVDGKNIEDNIKKVSPDAEINLINRISGPKGEATRAGTGFLGMYMIPKTSVKTEDELKQILAYFDKVSEKDIQNLLKYGVEGKQYSIENGNYQLNSDPKLRAEMTDSNQFMILQDQIENYGTELEKLSTELFGDNATFAINNPAAPFISNTAIELGNELNKIIQDATVKFIMGKASEADWDQAVNQWLQGGGSKIIEEINAEYNKSATK